A region of uncultured Anaeromusa sp. DNA encodes the following proteins:
- a CDS encoding TrkH family potassium uptake protein — MKNNSRGFLKEWTLTPYQILVLGFEGIILLGSGLLMLPQATAAGNGTSFVDALFTATSAVCVTGLVVLDTGRHFSLFGQLVIIFLIQIGGLGIMTMTTLMGIMLGKRIQLRERLILQEALNQITMSGVVRLALYVIKVTLLIEGIGGTILAWRWYDEFGPIGIYYGYWHAISSFCNAGFDLFGNYGSLTAYVSDLTINITVTTLIILGGIGFMVIADAWNQRSFSKLTVHSRLVIVMSAVLLLLGTLGILAFEHANPAGMGPLSWPDKFLSSYFQAVSARTAGYNTLPLDTLEPETLFFLILLMFIGASPSSTGGGIKTSTLGVLLASIWAMMRGREDAELFERRIPHGVIYKAFAVVFISASLVCFVTMMLSICENAPFLNLLFEVVSAFGTVGLTTGITPGLSEQGKLWLILTMFAGRVGPVTLVMALTLRSRKSKRMMRYPEGKFIIG, encoded by the coding sequence TTGAAAAACAATAGTCGTGGTTTTTTGAAAGAATGGACGTTGACGCCCTATCAAATACTAGTTCTTGGATTTGAGGGGATTATCTTGTTGGGAAGTGGTTTGTTGATGCTGCCCCAAGCTACGGCGGCTGGTAATGGAACTTCTTTTGTTGATGCTTTGTTTACGGCTACATCGGCTGTCTGCGTAACCGGTCTCGTGGTGCTAGACACGGGAAGGCATTTTTCTTTATTCGGACAACTTGTTATTATTTTTTTGATTCAAATTGGTGGATTGGGCATTATGACCATGACGACATTGATGGGTATCATGCTTGGCAAACGCATTCAGCTGCGGGAACGTTTGATTTTGCAAGAAGCGTTGAACCAAATTACCATGTCCGGAGTGGTGCGTCTGGCGTTATATGTCATCAAAGTAACCTTGCTTATTGAAGGCATCGGCGGTACGATTTTGGCCTGGCGCTGGTATGATGAATTTGGACCGATTGGTATTTATTACGGCTATTGGCATGCGATATCTTCTTTTTGTAATGCAGGATTTGATTTGTTTGGCAATTACGGAAGCTTGACTGCATATGTGTCTGATCTGACCATAAACATAACGGTGACTACGTTAATTATTCTTGGAGGCATTGGCTTTATGGTTATTGCCGACGCTTGGAATCAACGGTCCTTTAGTAAGCTTACTGTGCACTCGCGCCTTGTTATTGTGATGTCGGCTGTGTTGCTATTGCTTGGAACGTTGGGGATTTTAGCGTTTGAGCATGCTAATCCTGCAGGCATGGGGCCGCTTTCTTGGCCAGATAAATTTCTGAGCAGTTATTTCCAAGCGGTTTCGGCAAGGACAGCTGGCTATAACACGTTGCCGCTGGATACATTAGAGCCGGAAACTTTATTTTTCTTAATTCTATTGATGTTTATTGGTGCCTCTCCCTCTTCGACAGGCGGAGGTATCAAGACTTCAACGCTGGGCGTGCTCTTGGCTTCTATTTGGGCTATGATGCGTGGCCGAGAAGATGCTGAACTTTTTGAGCGCCGCATTCCTCATGGTGTTATTTATAAAGCGTTTGCGGTGGTGTTTATTTCGGCATCCTTAGTTTGCTTTGTCACTATGATGCTAAGCATTTGCGAAAACGCACCTTTTTTGAATTTACTTTTCGAGGTTGTTTCCGCTTTCGGTACGGTGGGTTTGACAACTGGAATTACGCCTGGTTTATCAGAGCAGGGTAAACTTTGGCTGATTTTGACTATGTTTGCCGGCAGAGTGGGACCGGTGACATTAGTAATGGCGCTAACCTTGCGCTCGCGGAAAAGCAAACGTATGATGCGGTATCCTGAAGGGAAGTTTATTATTGGTTAA